The Desulfovibrio piger DNA segment TGCAGGCCCGCTGCACCTGGCCGCCGCTGAGTTCATGCGGCAGACGGCCGGACAATGAAGGCGAAAGCCCTACGCGCTCCAGCAGCCTGTCCACTTCCCGACGCCGCTCCCGGCGGGAAAGGCGGCAGCCCGGCCCCAGGCCCTCGTCCACGGCCTCCGCCAGCGTAAAGCCCGGATCGACCGAGGTCACATAGTCCTGAAAGACCACGGAGAGCCTCCCGCCCCGGGCCCGCCATTGCCGCAAGGGCTGACCTTCCAGCAGCACGATACCACGGTCGGGCCGCTCCAGCCCCAGCAGCAGACGCGCCAGCGTACTCTTGCCGCTGCCGCTCTCGCCCACCAGGCCCGCCATCTTGCCCCGCTCCAGACAGAAATCCAGCCCCCGCAGCACGGGCCGGGAGCCCCCTCCATGGGGGACGGCGTAGGTCTTCCAGATATCTCGGACGGAGAGGAAGATATCGCTGCCGCTCATCACCTGTCTCCCAGAGCCTGCCGGAAGCCCCGCCATAGGGCCAGCCGGGTACGGACCAGATGCCGGGTGCAGGCATGGCCCGGCGCATCGAAAAGCTGTGCCGCCTGCCCGTACTCGACGCAGCGCCCCGCCTGCATGACCAGCACCTCGTCTGCCAGCTGCTGTACGGCGCCAAGATCGTGCGAGACGAAGATCAGGGATGCCTCACGGGCCATGTCGGCCAGACAGCGCAGCACCTGCTGCTGATGGCAGGCATCCAGAGCGGTGGTAGGCTCATCGGCCACCACCAGCGCGGGCCGCAGGGCCAGCGTCAGGGCGATCATGCAGCGTTGCAGCATGCCGCCGGACAACTGGTGCGGGTAGCTGCCCAGGACGGTCTCCGGCAGGTCCACCCGCTGCAGGGCCTCGCAAACAGCCTCCCGGGCCCGGGCAGCGGACATCCGCCCCCTGTCCCGCAAGGCCCCCTCCAGCTGCTTTCCCAAAGGCCTGAGAGGATCGAAGGCCGTCATGGCCTGCTGCAGGATGACGGCCATGCCCGTGCCGCGCAGCTCCCGCCAGCCTGCGGGATCGAGACGGCCCAAATCGCGGCCGTCGAAATGCAATTGCCCGCTCCGGACCAGCCCGGACGGCAGCAGGCCCAGCAGGGCCCGGCAGAGCAGGCTCTTGCCGCTGCCGCTCTCGCCCACGATGCCCAGACAGTGCCCGCGTTGCAGCGAAAAACTCACGTCCTGCACCAGCGGCCTGCCGGACAGGCCCTCCGTGACGGAGACATGCCGTAGTTCCAGCAGCGGCACGGGATGTCCATGATTCACAGCACAGGCTCCTTGTGCATGGCGTGCCTGGGGTCCAGGGCATCACGCAGGCTGTCGCCCAGATAGTTGCAGGCCGCCACCACCAGCAGGATGGCCAGCCCGGGCGGCAGCATCTGCCAGGGGTACAGGACCATCACCTCGCGCGCCTCGCCCAGCATCATGCCCCATTCCGGTGTGGGCGGCTGCACGCCGAGCCCCAGAAAGGACAGGGCCGAGACCATCAGTATCACCGCGCCGGTATCCAGCGTGGCCAGGACGCTGATCTCCCCGGCAGCGCAGGGCAGCAGATGACGCCTCATGATGTGGCCCGTGCCGTAGCCCGCCACACGCGCAAAACGCACGAAGTCCCTGTCCGCATAACGGAGGGTGATGGTCCGCATCATGCGCGCGTACCACGGCCACTTGGCCACCACGCAGGCCAGCACCACGTTCTCCAGCCCCGGCCCCAGCATGCCCACGATGGCCAGCACCATGACCTCGCCGGGGAAGGAAAGCATCACGTCGCACAGCCGCATGAGGCAGGACTCCACCCGCCCGCGCACAAGGCCCGCCAGCATGCCCAGCAGGGCCCCCAGCGAGACCGTGGCCCCCATGGCCAGCAGCGAGACGCCCAGCGTGGCCCGGGCCCCGTAGAGCAGGCGGGAAAAGATGTCGCGCCCCAGCCTGTCCGTGCCCAGCCAGTGTTCGGGCCCGCAGGGGGCCAGCTTGCGGCTGCCGTCCACGGCCAGCGGATCCCAGGGCGTCAGCCACGGGGCCAGCAGGGCCGCCAGCAGCACGATGCCCAGGAACAGCAGGCAGGCCAGGCCAGCCCTGTCATGCAGCAATGCCCGTACGCACCTCATCGCAGCCCCCGTTCACGCAGACGCGGGTCCAGCAGGCCCGCACAAATGTCCATGCACAGGTTGCCGGCCACGAACAGCACGGCCATCAGCAGGACATAGGCCTGGATGACGGGAAGATCCCGGTTGAAGATGGCCGTGACGCACAGGCGTCCCAGACCGGGCCAGGCAAAAATGCACTCCACCACAAAGCTGCCTGCCACCAGCTTGGGCAGGCTCATGCCCAGGGCCGTGAGGCTGGCCTGCAGGGAATTACGGAGCACCATGTGCAGGATGGCCCCCCGGCTGCGGCCGCAGGCCCGGGCGTAGAGGACGAAGTCTTCCTGCGCGGTCTGCACCATGCTGTTGCGCAACAGCCGGGCATAGGCGGCCAGATAGGGCAAGGCCAGCGTCACGGCCGGGAGCACCAGCGAGGACGGCCCCTCAAGGCCGCCGGTGGGCAGCCAGTCCAGATGGACGGAGAACAGCCAGATCAGCAGCAGCCCCGCCCAGAAGGCCGGTACGGAGGTACCCAGGAAAAGCAGGGCCCGCAACAGACGGTCCACCACCCTGCCCTCATGGCGGACACAGACCAGGGCCACGGCCAGGCTGCACACCAGCATGATGGCCGCGGCCGTCCCCGCCAGCATCAGGGTGGGCGGCAGGGCCCGGGCCAGCTCCCCGGCCACGGGCCGCCCGTTCACATAGCTCATGCCCAGGTCGCCCCGAAGCACATCCGCGAGCCAGCGCAGGTAACGCTCCGGAAAGGGCCTGTCCAGCCCGAGCTGCGTGCGCACCTCGGCCAGCAGTTCCGGCGTGGGGGTCATGTCATTGACCCGGATGACCACTTCCGCCGGGTCCCCGGGGCTGAGCTGGATGAGGACGAACGACAGGAACGATATCCCCAGCAAGAGCGGCACGAGCCCCAGCAGGCGACGCAACAGGCAATGCTTCATGTCCATCCTTCATCTCCGTCCCGGTGCCTCCAGGCCATGCCTGCCGGACACCGGGACGCGGTGCATCAAAAATACATCTTCTCGAAGGGGATCTCGTACTGCGACACGCCGAACGAAACGCCCTTGAGCTCCCGCATGTGGACGGCCTTGGTGCGGGAATAGGTCAGCGGGATGTAGACGCCCTCATCATGTACATAACCGAGGATCTCCGCATACAGGGCCTTGCGGCGCTCCTCGTCCGTCTCGGTCATCAAACGGGTGATGGCCGCGTCCAGCCATTCCTTGCGCTCCAGACCCAGCTGGGCCTGATAGTCCCCGTGCGCCGGGATGCGCCACGAGGAAATATAGGACTGCGGGTCGTAAGGCGTGCCCCAGGACAGGGAATACTGCAATTCAAAGTCGCCGCTCTTCTGGCGATCCAGAAAGGCCTGCTTCTCCTCGCCCACGATCTTCATCTCCACCCCGATCTTTTTCAGGTCCGCCTGCATGTACTCGCCGATGCTGCGCTCCTGCGCATTCTGCGAATTGTAGTACAGGCGCACGCTGGCCCTCCGTCCGTCCTTGTAGCGCCAGCCGTCGGCCGCCATGAGCCAGCCCGCCCCGTCCAGCAGACGCGCAGCCTTTTCCGGGTCATGGCCGCGCGCCTCCAGCGGCAGGTCGCAATAGGCCACCGTGGAGGCCAGCAGGCTGGGGGCCACGGTCTCGGAACCGTTGAGGATGGTGGCGGCGATGCCTTCCCTGTCCACCGCATACTGCAGGGCCAGGCGAACGTCCCGCTCCCGGGTGAACGGCTGGTGGGCGTTGAGCAGTATGGCCCGCGAGGCGATGGGCTGGCTGATGGCCGCCGCATAGCGTCCCTCACGGCGGATGGCGTCGAAATTGTCCAGGTTGAGCATGTCGCCATCGGCCCCGAACACCAGATCCACGTCCCCCTTGTGCAGGGCCAGCAGGATGGCCTGGTGGTCGGGCATCACCTTCCAGCGCACGGCCTGCAAACGGGGCTTCTCTCCCCAGTAAGAGGGATTGGCCGTGAACAGGGCGTACTGGTTCTCCTTGTGTTCCTTCAGTATCCACGGGCCCGTGCCCACGAGGCCGCGCACGCCGTTGCGCGTCTGGCCGTCGATGAAGCAGGACGGCGAGATGAAACGGAAAGGCCGCAACAGCCCCAGCTCGATGAGAGTGGGATAATAGGGGTGCTTGAGTACCAGACGCCAGGTATGGCTGTCCACGACTTCGTGGCGTTCGATCTCGTTGATCATGTCCAGCCAGGCGTGGCGCAGGCGATTGGCGATGATGGCATCCATGTTCAGGCGGACGGCCTCGGCATCGAAGGGCGTCCCGTCGCTGAAGGTCACACCACGGCGCAGATGGAAGGTATAGACGCGGCCGTCGGGCGAGATCTCCCAGCTTTCGGCCAGCCAGGGCCGGACACCTTCCGCCGTGTTGATGACCAGGGGCTCGAAGACCATGCCCTGGGCTGCCATCTCGCCGCCGTACAGGTGCGGATTGATGTCCCGGATGTCCTTGGTGCTGGCATAGACCAGCTCCTCGCGCGGCGCACCGGCCTGTCCCTTCTCCTCTTCCCGGCAGCCGGCCAGCAGGCTCAGGCCGCAGAGCAGCAGCCAGCATACCAGCAGTTTGCCCATCCTCATTTTTTCCACAGGAACCTCCCCATAATAGTGGCATGTTTTTAGAAAGCGTGCTACCAGAAAATCGTAGCACGCTTTCTAAAAACATGCCACACATTTCAGAGGAGGACAGATGAAGAAAAACAAGCCGTATGGCGCAGCCGCCGTCTTGCTGGCCGGGGCCCTGTTGGGGGGCCTCATGACCGCGCCCGGAGCCCACGCCGTGGACTTTCGTGTCAAAGGCGTCTGGATCGCCATGCTCGAATACGGGGATGGCGGCAGCTTCGTCCGCAAGGACAGGGAAGGAAAAAACGTACAGGGCTGGGGCCGCTGGGGCGAGGACCGTTTCGAGGCCAAGAACCGCGTACGCCTGCAACTGGATGCCGCGGTGTCCGATGCCCTTTCCGGCAGCGTCTATTTCGAGATCGGCGGGGCCACCTGGGGCCGCGCCCGCAGCGGCGGGGCCCTGGGGGCTGACGGCCAGATCGTCAAGATCAAGCACAGCTATCTGGACTGGAACCTCCCCGGCACGGGGATCAAGGCACGCATGGGCCTGCAGCGCATCTTCCTGCCCGATTTCGTCACCGATGCCTCACAGGTCTTCGATGCCGACGTGGCCGGGATCAGCGTCGCCGCTCCGCTCACGGAACATCTGTCCCTGACGGCCTTCTGGGCGCGGGCCTTCAATGACAACTGGGCCGCCCCCGATGGCGGCCAAAGCGGCTGGCTGGACAATGCGGACTTCTTCGGCCTTTTGCTGCCGGTGACGTATGAAGATATACGCCTCACCCCCTGGGCGCTGCTGGGAACGATCGGCAAGAACGCGTTCCGCCACGGCAACGGACGGTTCTACAGCCGCAACAGCGAAGGGAGCTACGGCATCGGTCTGTCCCCGTCCGCCTATCGCTTCGATGGCCGCGAGAGTAGCCTGGCCCACGCCACGGCCTTCTGGGCGGGCCTCACCGGCGAGATCACGGCGGCCCGGCCGTTGCGTCTGGCCTGGAGCGCGGCCTGGGGCAGCGTCGCCACAGGGGATGCCGCCCTCGACCGTCACGGCTGGTATGCCTCGGCCCTGGCCGAATACGCGCTGGACTGGGGCACTCCCGGCATCTACGGCTGGTACAGCAGCGGCGATGACGGGGACCCCGCCAACGGTTCCGAGCGCATGCCCACCATCGAGGCCAACAACGAGGGCACCAACAGCGTGGCCGGCTTCGGCACCCTGGGCACCTGGACCCTGGGCCGGGACACCCTGCTGGGCTCCACACTGGTGGGCACCTGGGGCCTGGGCCTGCGCGTGTGCGATATCAGCTTTTTCGAAAACCTGAGCCACACGATCCATCTCAACTATTATCAGGGCACCAACAGCGCCGGCATGGCCCGCCACATCAAGGGGGCCGGCGGCCCTGACATCGTCCGCCCCAACGGGACGGACTTCAATACCGCCAATTACTACGGACTGTACCTGACCGACAGGGACCGGGCCATGGAAGTGGGCATCATGAGCACCTATACCCTCCACGAGAACCTGAAGTTGCTGGTGGAGGCCAATTACATCGCCCTGTGGCTGGACAACAGCCGGGATGTCTGGGGCGGCTACCACGCCGGAGGACGCCGCTACGCCGCCAACAGCACCGAGGATGCCTGGAACATGAACGTGAGCTTCATCTACAAATTCTAGCCTGCGGGCCTCAAGGCCTGTTTCCCGCAGCCGCCGTCCGTCCGGGCTTCCCGGATGCGGCGGCTGTTCTGTTCGAAAAAACAGATCTCCGCCACAGGCCACACGACCTTGCCTGAGCCAGCCCAATTCTCCGTGGACGCTCGCGCAAAGCATGTCTCAAATAAAAAAGCCCTCGCGGTCTCCCGCAAGGGCTGAAATCAGAACCACCCGCAAAGCGGGTGGTTTGCTCTGGCCCTGTAAGGGCCTGTTACCGGCTGCGCCTAAAGACGCTGGCTTTCACGCTGTTCAAGCCCAGTGCCCTTGCCGCCTTGGCTACCCCTTAAAGGGGTCTTGATATTCGCGTGATGTCAGCTTGTCTCTCATAATGTCGTGACGTTCCTGATCCTGGATATATTTTTTGATCGTTGCCTCATTAAGCCCCACCGTACTGACATAATATCCTTCGGCCCAAAATTTTCTGTTGCCAAACTTATATTTAAGGTTTGCGTGCTTATCGAATATCATCAACGAACTTTTCCCTTTCAGGTAGCCCATGAAATTTGCCACACTGATTTTAGGAGGAATGGACACCAGCATGTGGACATGATCCGGCATCAGATGCCCTTCCAGAATCTCAACCCCTTTATATTTGCAGAGGCATTGCAGAATTTCTTTTATACTTTCACGGAGCTGTGCGAAGATTATTTTTCTTCTATATTTTGGAGTAAAGACGATATGATACTTGCACAACCATTTCGTATGCGCTAGGCTATGAGCCTTGGTTCCCATAACAAAAACACCTTTCCGTTAATGTTGCGATGGGCTTGAACAACTTCATCGTAGCGGAAAGGTGTTTTTGTGTGTATAACGTATTGCCTCCACCCGCATAGCGGGTGGTTTTTTGTTTCGCGCCTGTCAGGCGCTCAACAGGCTAAAGCCCATAACGAAAAAGGCACCTGCATCACTGCAGGTGCCTTGATTCCTTGTTGGCGTCCCCAAGGGGATTTGAACCCCTGTCGACGGCGTGAAAGGCCGTTGCCCTCATATCCCTCTTTACCCGTTACACCATTTTTTGCACGATCTGCCAAAAAAGGGAGATCGTATGACCCTGAACGACGCTTTTGACCTCTATCAGCAGCTCGTCCTGTCGTCTTCTTCGAAAAGAGGAATAACAACAGAAACGGGGCGTTGGCAACACCATATTGCTCCTTTTTTGGGGAATATGCCGCTTGAGGGGGTTAAAAATGTTCAAATTATGCAATTAAGAAAGGTGCTTGAGGGAAAGTCCCTTAGCCCTCAATCTGTCTATCATTGCTTGTCCTTAGTGCGTCGTGTTCTGCGCCGAGCAGTGGAATGGGAATTATACGCTGGCCCTGTTCCTGTATTCAGAATGCCCAAATTTGATAATCGACGTCTGAGATTTCTTTCTGAGGCAGAAGCGGCTTATCTCCTTCAAAATCTTAGTTCAAGATCAGAATTATGGCACGACATAACAAAATTTGCTTTATATACAGGACTTAGAGCTGGAGAGATATATGGTCTAATGCCGTATCATGTAGATATGGCAATAAGAAGTGTTAAGATATATGATACAAAAAATACGCTCAGCCGTGTTATTCCTCTTAATGATATAGCTTTAAATATCGTAGAGAAATATTATCGATATTCAGTTCAATCATTACCACTTTTTAACCACAATGGAGAACTTCCCGCTGCCCATTACAAAGTTTTCAGATGCGCCATCAAGGCTTGCGGATTTAATCATGGGATTAAGGATAGGCGCGAGCGTGTTTGCTTTCATACACTACGGCACACTTTTGCATCATGGCTTGTGCAAAAGGGTTATCCATTAGCAATGGTTGGTACACTTCTTGGGCATAAAAACATCAAAATGACTATGCGGTATGCGCATCTTGCCCCTAGTCAAGCACATCTCGCCGTGTCCTCTTTGCCTAATTTGGAGTGATAATTTCTTAGTTATCCAAATAGGATACGCTAAACTTACCATACTTATTGTAAAATTATATTGACATTGGGCATCAATGCCGACATTCTCCCTATACTCTGTGACAAGTATGCGAAAGATTTTCGCCATGACACCGGTTTTGTTCCAACGTTTGAAGTGCTCGTGGACAGTGCTTTTTGAGCCATAACAAGTGGGAAGCATGGTCCATTGGCATCCACTACGACATTTATGAAAATCCCGGCAAGAACCGTTTGCTGTGTGATTGGTTTGTTTCCATCACGCCGTTTTGGCTTGAATGGAGCAAGGAAGGTTCGACATGTTCTCACAATTCATCAGGCACATCGCGAAAACCTGCATGTTTCGCGACGAGCTTACCCTTTTGGGGAAAATCAAAAACTATGCCGGAATCCTCCCAGCAGATTGCATTGCGTGGAGGCACTGCGATGCAATCTGCTGGGCAAACTCGCAAGGAAGAGCATTCCCAATGATATTACAAACCTTATCCATATATTGCGTGTCAAAAATATAATCTTCCGGGAATGTTTGCAGTGTGGCCGCTTCACGTACCGAAATAGTCCTGTTTTCGGTAGGATGCCCGTAGCGCCCACGACTTAAAGTGGTACAACCACCCGTTATGGTGGGGGAGACTTTGTCCCACTCCATTCTGCCGTAAACATTAGAGAAACCTCTATATTTTCCTTGATGGCAGGGAGGCCGAAGCGATTCAGGAATATTTTCCCAGCTTGTGCCGGGCGTAGCCGCCTGAAGTCGGGCAACATTTTGAGCGGATAAATCACGGACCACATGCCACTCACGTGAAGGGAGTTTGCCCAAAAGTTTTGCCTCGCTGAACGTGATAGGGGCAGGATAGTGTGAAATTGCCTCGCGCACCGTCTTCCACATAGGCAGGCCGTTGGCCCCAGTGCTAGAGTGAGTTGGCTTCGGCATGGAAATGCTGAACCCGCGTCCTGCAAGTAGCACTAGTCTTTTTCTGAATTGTGGAATACCATAATCAGCGACTTGTAAAACATTCAGAGTTATTTTGTAGCCCAAACCTTCTAATTGGCTGCACATCGGGTCAAGGAGATGCTTTCCGCGCAGAGCAAGGCCAGGAACATTTTCCATCATGACAGCTTTTGGAAGGGTTTCTTTAATGAGGCGCAGCATTTCATTGACTAAGGCATTTCGAGGATCATCGCGCTTGTATTTTGCTGTTAGGCTGGTGAATCCCTGACACGGAGGACATCCTGAAAGCAAGTCAATAGTTCCAGTTGGAGACTGAGCTAGTAAATCCTTTCCGGAAACATGACGAATATCTTGAATAAAAAGCTTTGTTCCTGGATGGTTAATTTGAAAAGTTGATGCAGCGGCAGGCTCTATTTCCACAGCAGCGGCAACGGTAAATCCTGCTTTTTTTAAGCCAACAGTCAAGCCACCTCCTCCACAAAAGAGGTCTACAGCGACTGGCTGATGTTTTTTATTTTGGGGGAAATTCATATTACATGCTCTTGAGTCGTTCTGCTTCATCAAGAAATGTTTGGTGTGTTTGTTTTGTTCGTAACAAGAATGAACTCCAATCAATAACGGTCAACAAATTCTCCTTTTTATAAGATTCATAAGCCTTTTTAGCGGAACCTTTTAACTTATCACCATCACACACTATAGTGATATGGTAGCTTGATGCAATGCTTAGAAAAAGTTCGTGCTTAGGATTTTTAAAAAAATCTTCAAGTTGGTCAAAATAATTCTGCACCCTTTCCCATTCTGTATCGTCAATGCAGTGTTTTGGCCGTTTAATTTCAATTAGCTGCAGAATTCCATCTTGGCTAAATAATACAAAGTCAGGGCGTTTTGCTGCTTCCGAGAAATCGGAGAGGTTTATTTCAGCACCTGTTTTCTCTTTGAAATACTTTTCAAACTCACGCTTTAATGTTGCCAATCCTTGATTTGCTGTAACAGGAACCCATTGAGGGTTTATCAACCATGGAGCTGATTCTATCAATTTTTGTAGCTCACTTTCAGGAGTTTCTTCCATATCTTTTAAGGCTTCAAGATTATCTATGATTTCAATTCGTTTTACAACTTGGTGTCCAAACGTTACAGTCTCAGCAAGTCTCGCTGTCTTCAAAATATCATTTATAACGCGCAATGGATTAATGTCAGTCTCAGCAGCTTCCCGAAGTTTTGCGTCAAGGTTTTGAATGGGGGCGAGAAGGATGCTTAATTGAACCATATCCTCAACAGCGTTGGGATCTTCAAACTCGTCGCCACGCATGGATTTCCCAAGCAATTTTGCCACATCGATTGCAGTATCGCGTAAGCTTTTTTGGTTTTTAGTTGGAAAAGCATCGTTAATTTTATTGACTACGTCCCCAGCCTCAAAAAATTTATTCATCATGCTTTGGCGCATGGGGTTTCGCGCAATCGAACCTACATACTGGACAATTTGTTGTCCCCAATTTTGGAACAGCATGCCAAGTTCCTGTGACCACAAGATATCTCTTCTGTCTGTCTGGATTAAATCTTCTGTTTCATCAAGCCAGTCGGCATGTAATTCACCCACAAGATAGCTACGGATAGAGTGCTCTCCTGTGAAACCAGCTTTTTTGCCAAACACCACTGTTTGAGCGGTAAATTTGCCTCGGCAATAAATACGAATTCCAGACATCAACTCATCTTTATAAGGAACCTTAGAATAGGCAACCCAACCTGTTACCGGATAAAACAATCCTTCATTGTAAAATCCAGGTAATATTTTATCATTGAAGCCTCCGTTAGGGTTGTATGTCCTATATTGTGTAGGATGTGTTGTGGCAATGGTTGGTCGCGGGCCTTCAAAACACACCTTTGAGTTGTCCATCACGTCAACGTTGAACTTGCCGACAGTGATGGATGAAGCGGGATCTCCAGGTGTTTTTGAGGTATCAATGAGTTCAATCCGCCAGTTTGATGTTTCAAGTCCAAAACGCTGCGCGAGCTGCCGTGAAAGTTCTTCAATGGAACCTATTTTCCTAAAGTCAAACTCTCGCAAAATTACTTTTGTATAGGTTTTATCGCTGAGTTTGCCGTCCATCTCACCTACTGTTGGATGGTAAATGTCTGACGTGTCGCTTATCATCACGTTTTTATCCATGATAATGTGAGCAGTCCGATATCCCGTAATGTTATTCTCAGTTATTTTTTCGCCGCCTGCGCTTAGAACTTCAACAAAACGACAAACTCCAAATGGAGCGAGCTTACCAACACCTTTGCGCCCCATAACAGCTCTTTTATATATCTTTGATTTGTCGCCGCGCTTAGGATCGGTGCGTCGTTCTTTTCCTACCACAAGATAAAAGTCTTGTAGTTCTTGAGGCGTCATACCGGAACCGTCATCCTCAACCTCAATTGTGACATCTTTGCTCTGGACGACCCCGTCATGGCGGACGGCAAGATATTGCCCCATAGGGGCCTTGATAACAACGGATTGGGCATCGGCATCATAGCTGTTTGAAATAAGCTCTGCGAGCACAGCGTATACCCGGTCGTAGAGTTTGACCCCGAGCTTATCGACCGTCATGCGGTTCATCTTCATAGAATACTGGATACTCATATGCTTCCCACCGGCAATTGTTGATGGTATTCTACGCGGTTAACTGAGCTTGTAGGATGCCGCTATTTTCCTCAAAATTCAAGTGCCAAACATAGATGACGAAAGTGTAAGTCAAGATTTTTTTACCGTATCCACGGCTTGTTTGGGGGAGGGCCCCTCGCGCGAGCAGAGGGATTTCCCTTCCTCACAAACCCCATCCTTGCCTCGGCGCGTTTTTTCAGCATTCAGCCATCTATCTCAAGGAAAGACCGAGAAAATCGCATGCGACGGATATACAGCCTGCCGCAATGAGCGAACGGACGATTTAGGCTTTTTCTACCATGTTCCCTAGTTGGCGGTATCCGCAGACAAAGGCATCTGAGAGCGATTCTGCAAGACCATTCTGTATGATTTGTCAGGTTGTACTTCGGCATAAGCTGTGGGATTGGTTTGATTCCACCACCATTTCTTTGTCGCTTGAATAGAGCAAGAAGAGGTCGACACGTTCCCACAATTCATCAGGCACATCGCGAAAGTCATCATTTTTGAGAAAGTCCAATTGGATTGTACAATAAAAAAATTCCAGAATAGCCATAATGGGCATTGTCAATCTTCTAAAAGCGTATTATTTGTTACTACATACATAAAGGAGTATCTACATGGCTCTTGAAGACAGAGATATTTTCACAGCGATTTTTGCAAAATATAGCGACCAACCCATTGAGTTCGTCATGGAGCAGTACGAAAAGGCGAAGCTGCTCAACATGGCAATCGAAAAGCGCCTTTGGGAACAGTCCAGAGTCGTAGCCTGTCCCGCCTCGGAAAGTCCGGCCCCAAAAGAGGAGAAGAAGCCTAATGAACCGCAGGATCGTGTTCCTGAAAAAAAATGCTATACGCAAAAAGACTTGAAGTGCGATCCTGCCGAAGCCATCACCGATACGAGCGTTACATGCTGCTTGTGCGGTAAGCAGTCACTGACGCTGACGGCCAGACACTTGGCTCACCACGGCATCACTGTGGAAGAGTACAAAAAGCTCTGTGGCTACTCCGAACCGCAGAAGCTCATGGCGCACAACCTCTTGGCCAAGCTGACGACCAACGCCCGGCGTGCCCAAGCAGCCCGCGCTGCCAAACGGGCAGAAGCTCAATCATAGCAGCGTCAAGCATTCAAATACGATAGCCCCGGAAGGATACGTCCTCCGGGGCTATTCGTATTTTATCGTATTCTACACTGATTTCATCTTATTTTTTTATTTGTTGCAAGAATCAGATAAAATATGATATGTTTAAGAGAAAACTAAGAAGGCAGGACAGGTAAAGTAACGTCACTTTTCAAGTGCCTACTTTACGTCCTGCCCCCTCATACGCCGGGGGAGGCTTGCTTATTCGCCTTCGGCTCAACGCTAAACGCAGGAGAACAATCATGGACGAACATCAGAGCAATGGACAGGAGATTATCGTGCAACCCACTGAAAACATTGTTGAGATCGACGGCGGAAACATGTTCACCACATCGCTGACCGTGGCGCAGGCGTTTGAGAAGGAGCATAAGGACGTGCTGCGGGCCATCTCCAACTTGGAGTGCTCTGAAGAATTTAACGAGCGCAATTTTGCGCCCGTTGAATACAAGGATGCCAAAGGCGAAATGCGGCCCGCCTACCGCATGACCCGTGACGGTTTTTCCTTCCTGGCAATGGGCTTTACGGGCAAGAAGGCGGCTGCCTGGAAAGAAAAATTCCTGGAGGCGTTCAATGCGATGGAGCAAACCCTGCTGGATCAGCAAAAAGACTCCATCATAGAGCAAGCCCAGGAACAGGAAATGCTGTCAAAAGAGGCGCAGCCTATCCCCTATTTTTTCCGGTCAAGAAAGCGGATCGGCAAAGGAGGGCGAGCGGCTCTGGAGGGTATCCTGCGTCTGGAAGCCTTGCTTCAGGGAGACAGCCTGGAACATACCGAACAGCGTCTTTGCGCCAGGATGCGCGTGAAGAGTGTGGGAGACCTTCAGG contains these protein-coding regions:
- a CDS encoding MucR family transcriptional regulator, which translates into the protein MALEDRDIFTAIFAKYSDQPIEFVMEQYEKAKLLNMAIEKRLWEQSRVVACPASESPAPKEEKKPNEPQDRVPEKKCYTQKDLKCDPAEAITDTSVTCCLCGKQSLTLTARHLAHHGITVEEYKKLCGYSEPQKLMAHNLLAKLTTNARRAQAARAAKRAEAQS
- a CDS encoding Rha family transcriptional regulator, with translation MDEHQSNGQEIIVQPTENIVEIDGGNMFTTSLTVAQAFEKEHKDVLRAISNLECSEEFNERNFAPVEYKDAKGEMRPAYRMTRDGFSFLAMGFTGKKAAAWKEKFLEAFNAMEQTLLDQQKDSIIEQAQEQEMLSKEAQPIPYFFRSRKRIGKGGRAALEGILRLEALLQGDSLEHTEQRLCARMRVKSVGDLQECRLQEAIIYVFEELFRVGGQDGWKDTSSTNMLLTLQGLVDFWGHFSNYTKTEIRTYICNRCGVDNFEELKTEHDLFKAVLAAWSGFSNHNLKWQCW